A genome region from Marasmius oreades isolate 03SP1 chromosome 5, whole genome shotgun sequence includes the following:
- a CDS encoding uncharacterized protein (CAZy:GT8), which yields MPTAVAVISEIEATAGKWMSFYIVDCGLSFNDKETMKEVFPPSNRRVTISFIELPDGSDGSKGRQDPSWAKIDALGHLPIEWVLLLDSDILVCHDLGELWNLDLQGKPFAAARDVGFPMGHEGVQRGGPYFNAGVMLIDLAKFRTRLDSLVEVVGERPQTAYKDQDALDDFFHGEWQEIGVEWNATGLGTYAKMHAADRAAVWPNGELDKLKRSAKIVHFTGPVHPSLSRVLDEYNQPWTSKPWGYAGAPGHPFASDWFCSTWENGVERLGRVQ from the coding sequence ATGCCAACCGCTGTTGCGGTTATCTCTGAGATTGAAGCTACAGCTGGGAAATGGATGTCGTTTTACATCGTAGACTGTGGGTTGTCATTTAACGACAAGGAGACGATGAAGGAAGTTTTTCCTCCTTCGAATCGGAGGGTAACCATCAGCTTCATAGAGTTGCCTGATGGATCTGATGGATCTAAGGGACGACAGGATCCAAGCTGGGCGAAAATTGATGCACTCGGTCATCTGCCTATCGAATGGGTGTTGCTTCTCGATTCTGACATCCTAGTATGCCATGATCTGGGAGAGTTGTGGAATTTGGATCTGCAGGGGAAGCCATTTGCAGCGGCAAGGGATGTTGGGTTTCCGATGGGCCATGAAGGCGTTCAAAGAGGAGGACCGTACTTCAACGCTGGAGTGATGCTGATTGATTTGGCAAAATTTCGTACCCGTTTGGATTCCTTGGTCGAGGTCGTTGGAGAAAGACCACAGACGGCCTACAAGGATCAGGACGCTTTGGACGACTTCTTCCATGGGGAATGGCAGGAGATCGGCGTTGAATGGAATGCGACGGGTTTAGGAACCTATGCGAAGATGCATGCGGCGGATCGTGCTGCTGTATGGCCCAATGGGGAGTTGGATAAGCTCAAGCGCAGTGCAAAAATCGTGCACTTTACAGGACCTGTGCACCCTAGCTTGTCCAGGGTCCTTGACGAGTACAACCAGCCCTGGACTAGTAAGCCGTGGGGTTATGCTGGTGCACCAGGTCATCCATTTGCCAGTGATTGGTTTTGCAGTACTTGGGAGAACGGCGTGGAAAGATTGGGTAGGGTCCAATGA